A region of the Nitrospinaceae bacterium genome:
TTTATGATGAACTCCCAGGAGATTGAGACCGCCGTCCGGCTCGGGCTCGACCTCGTTGTGCTCATCCTCCTCGACAACGCCTACGGCATGATTAAATGGAAGCAGGCGGGCGCCGGGTTTCCCGAATACGGCCTCGACTACGACAACCCTGATTTCGTAAAATACGCTGAAAGCTATGGGGCCCACGGGCACCGCGTTGAGGTGACCAATCAGCTCCCTGGCCTTTTAAACAAGTGTATCAACTCATCGGGAGTTCATATCCTTGAGGTTCCAGTAGATTATTCCGAGAATGAACGAGTGTTAATCGAAGAACTTAGAGCCTTGACGGCGCGTCTTTAGTTCATTTCTCGGAGGTTCTCCGGCCTTGCCTCAATCCGAAAAACCACCGCGCAACTTTCGAGCCCCTTTAAAATATCCCGGCTACCCTTATCATGGGCTATTGCGCCAGGCGCTCGATCATCTTTCGAATAAAATTGCGATCGTGGATGGTGAGCGTGAACTTACCTTTGGAGAACTCGAAAGCCGCTCAAATGCCTGCGCCCGGGGTCTCACACACCTTGGCATTCAAAAAGGAGACCGTGTCGCGCTCCTCGTCCCCAACTCGATAGAGTTCGAAGTTGCCTTCTTCGCGGGCTCGAAGACGGGTGCGATCCTCACCTCTCTCAATCCCGCCTATAAAGAAGAAGAGGTCCGCTACCAACTAGAAGACTCCGGAGCTAAAATCGTGATCGTCCATGAATCACTTCTTCCCACTATCCTAAGCGTTCGCGACAAATTGCCTAACCTTAAGAACATTATAGTCACCGAAGGCAAGGCACCACCTGATTGCATCGGGTTTGACGAATGGATTGCAGGAGAGGTGGACACACAGCCCGATGAGCCGACAATTGATCAGGCCAATGACCTAATCGCACTACCCTACTCTAGCGGTACAACGGGCCGGCCCAAGGGCGTAATGCTCACCCACCGAAATTTGGTGCGGAATTACCATCAATTCGTGGACAACCACAAAATCAGCGAGCGTGACGGGGCGCTGAACTTTCTTCCCCTTTATCATATTTACGGAACGCTGATCATGGGCGGCTTAATACTCGCCGGCGGCAAACAGGTGCTTATGCGTCGCTTCGATGTCGAAGAATCACTGGAACTGGTCGAGAGACATCAGCTCACACTTTTCTATACCGTTCCTCCCGCACTTCTCGACATCGTCCACCATCCAAATACGGAGAGCTACGATCTTTCCTCGCTCCGCTATATTATGAGCGGCGCAGCACCACTGCCGTCCGAAATTAGGCGTCTCACCCAAGAGAAAACCGGTTGTCTCACATTCATGGGATATGGCCTGACCGAGACCTCCCCTCTCACCCACATGAATCCGATTGATGAAGAAATGGTTAAGGAGAACTCTATCGGGCCTCCCGTTTCTGATCTCGAACAAAAAGTGGTTGACCTCGAAACTGGAGAGCGAGATATGCCTCTCGGCGAGATCGGAGAACTCGCTCTTAAGGGCCCTCAAGTCATGAAAGGGTACTGGAATGCGCCCGAGGAAACAGCCCGAGTGCTTAGAGACGGCTGGTTTCTTACCGGCGACATCGTTCGAATCGATGAAGACGGTTACGTCTACATCGTTGATCGACTCAAAGAGATGATTAAATACAAGGGATTTTCAGTGGCACCAGCCGAGTTAGAATCATTGCTGCACCAACATCCCCAAGTGGCGGACGCCGCCGTGATACCGAAGGCTGACGATGAGGCCGGAGAAATCCCAAAAGCCTTCATCGTATTAAAAGATGGAGAAAAGGCAGAACCTGAGGCGATAATCGAATTTGTACGCGGAAAGGTAGCGGGCTTCAAACAAATCCGTGAGATCGAATTCATAGATCGAATTCCGAAATCCAGGAGCGGCAAAATTCTCAGGCGCGTCCTACGGGACAAACATTAAGCAACCGACACCTAACGGGGAGGAGCCAATCTCCCCATACTGATAGATTAACCCCTAAATTTCCCTAAAACCGTATGTATGTCCAATAGAAGATTCAAGACCATCTCCCCCCCTTCCAAATTCCAAATTCAAATCATTTCTATTTCTAATCCATTGTTTTGTATTCGATTACTCGCTCTTTTTGCAATTATTTCGTTTACATGTGGGTGACCGAAGACACCAAACGGAAAGCTTTGAATACAGACAATTCCCGAGGGGACGATATTAAATATAGGTCAACAAGAAAGCCGGTGCGGCTTTACAAGAAAGGATGGGAAGCAAGATGAAAATCATTGAGAAACTAGACATCTCACCCCGATTTAGAGTTTTTATAGATGCTGGCGTTTGGACAATACTCCTCGCACTCCCCTCGGGCCTGATGGGCTGGGCTGCCGCCTGTGCTGTGGATTTCATATGTGGCCTGCAGTCCAGTAAACCTCTTTGGTTCCTGCCATTTTGGTGTCTGGTATTTTTCTGTTTCGCCTACATGCACTTCAAGGAAGAAGAAGTAAATCGCCAAGAATCGAAGAACTTTGATGAGCGCTGGAGGGAGGCAGAAAGAGGACTCAAAATCGCTGCCTAGATAACCGATCTTTAGGCAATGAAGAATGGCGTATCCAGCGCCCCCCCTCCTTCTTTTTACAAGGGTAGGAGAGAATTGACCCGCAAAAAAATTCCAGTTCCACCCCCCGCTTCTTGACAAAATTCCCCTCCTTTCGTTAGCTTAAGTCGCCTGTCCACCACATTTGACACCTATTGCGCCTTGCGAAAATGAAAAGGCCCAAAACGGAGATGTATGCATGAGCACCAACACCCCAACAGGAGCCGATCAGCCCATTGCAAGAACACTGATTTCTCCCGAGCGATTTGGCCAGATTGATCCGCTCCCTGTGACAATGCTCGAGGAGGCCGGCGTTGAATGCGTGTTTAATCCCCACGGGCGTATTTTAATTGAATCAGAGATGAAGGACCTTATCTCAGGGTGTGACACCATTATCGGAGGCGCCGAACCGATAACGGCAGGCGTGATGGATTCCTCATCCGAATTAAGATTCATTTCGCGCTGCTCGGTAGGTCTTGATAGCGTCGATCTGCTCGAAGCCCGCAAAAGGAATATTCCGGTATCTTATGTTCCCGGCGCCAACGCCCAGGCAGTAACTGAATTGACCGTAAGCCATGTGCTAACACTTCTACGTGGGGTGAAAGAGGCGGACTCATCTCTACGAAATGGAAAATGGAAACGGGTAATGGGACGTTCCCTTGAGGAACTCACCGTTGGGATCATTGGCATTGGTCGAATTGGAAAGCGGGTGGCGCGTCATCTTTCCGCCTTCGGTGCGAAGATTATCGCCAACGATTTAGAACCAGATACCGCCTTCGGCGAAGAATTAGGCATAGATTGGGTGGAAAAAGAGCAACTATTCAAGGAAGCGGATGTTGTTTGTCTACACGTACCCGTCACCCCGATTTCGAGATACGTGGTCAGCCGTGAATCTTTGGCGACGATGAAATCTGACGCTATCCTCATCAACACCGCCCGGGGCGGTCTGGTCGATGAGGCTGCGCTGGCCGAGACCCTAAGATCAGGCAAACTGGGCGGAGCCGCTCTCGATGTCTTCGAGCGCGAGCCCTACGATGGTGAGCTTATTGGAATCGAAAATTGCATACTCACCTGCCATATGGGGGCGAGTTCCAAATCCTCGCGTTTGAGGATGGAGATACAAGCTGCAGAAAACCTCATATGCTTTCTCAAAGGTGAACCTGTTCCTCGATTGGTCCCGGATGCGGAATACGATATCCAGGCAATGGTTGCAGATACCAATTAATGTCTAATTAGTTTTTTTGAATCTACCAGAGGATGAGGAAAATCATGTCCAGCAAAAGAGTTGAAGGTCAAAAAACAATTATCACGGGCGCTTCGTCGGGTATCGGCGCCGCGATTGCCAAACGATTCGCCGCCGAAGGCGCTTCCATCTGGGCTGCCGGAGGCACCAATGAAGAGGGGCTGAAAAAAACTATCGATGCCTGCACAGCCGAAGGCATAAAAGCCGGTGGCAAATGCTACGATCTTTCAAACTCGAATAACGCGGCCACCGTTATTACCGACGGAGCTGACTTTCTCGGCGGTCTGGATATTTTTGTCAGTTGCGCCGGAGGGAGAAACCACAAACCTCTCACTGAATTCACGGGGGCGGAAGTAGATTTCCTTTTCGAGGTCAATTCAAAATCGCCATTCCGCGCCTCGATTGAAGCCGCCAAAATAATGAAAGCGCAAAAGAGCGGAAGAATACTAGTCATCGGTTCGATCCATGCCATGATTGGAATAGAAAACAACGCTCTCTACTGCACGACAAAAGCGTCAACACACAATATGACTCGCGCTCTGGCCACCGAGTTGGGCCCACATGGCATCCGGGTAAACTGCCTCGCCCCCGGTACGACGGAGACCGAACGGGTACAGAAAATCCATGAAGACAGACCCGAATACGCCGAGTCCAAGTTAGAAAATATTTCCGTAAAACGATTCGCCTCCTCCGACGAGATGGCAAACGTTGCCGTATTTATGGTATCGGAGGAAAACGACTTCATGAACGGTGCGATTGTTACGAGCGACGGCGGAACGACAGCGCTATAGCGCCATTATTCAACTGATGGATTTATACCAATCGGCCAAGGCACGACCAATATCGTCGGGTGAGTCTTCATGAATGTAATGAAGCCCACTGACTGTCACTTCAGTTAGATTCGGCCAGCGCCGAACCATATCGCGGTGCTCACCAATCAAGACCGCGCCGGGTTCAGAATTGATAAATAGCTTTGGCAACGGGCATTCGGCCAGCCACCTGTTGTTCTCCTCAATCACCCGGAGCACATCGGACGGATATCCTTCGATGGGGATTTCTCGCGGCCAGGTTAGGGTTGGCCTCCTATCCTCTCCGGGATTCTGATAAGGCCGCCGGTACTCATTCATCTCATCTTCTGTGAGTTTCCGGAGAGTCATCGCAGGCAACACGTTCTCGACGAATCGATTTTCACCCAGAACCATCTCTTCACCCTCGGGAGAGCGAAATCTTTTAAATAGAACCTGCACCTGCTCGGGCCAGTGACTCCATTTGAAATCTCCGAGGACGCCTTGCATCTGGGCAATGGCTTTCATGGCACCCCGATTCTTGTTTGCCCATGTGAAGCCGAGCTGCGCCCCCCAATCATGCACCATGATGGTAACGTTTCCCCCAAGGCCCATAGCATCCATAAACCCGTCCGTGAATTTCTGATGATCTTTAAGTCTGTACATCGAACCTTCAAGTTTGTCCGAATCCCCCTGACCAATATTATCGACGGCAATACAACGGGCAAATGGCTCGACGTACGGAATAATATTCCGATACATGAACGACGAGGTGATATTGCCGTGAAGAAATACTATGGGCTCTCCCTCGCCCACATCAACATAGGCCATCTGCTTTCCGTGGATTTCAATTTTTCTTTTTTTGTATTGCATTCTCGGATTGATCATTTTTCACCAGAGCAGTTTTAGGCAATTATAAAATTTATTTCTTCAACAGAAATCTAACGATCATTTTTAATCGAGATAAAAAATAAAACACTCACAGTGATGTCATTGAAATAAGTTCAATCACGGACATTTCAAAACTTTCGCCTAGAGATACTCAACGCAACTTCAGTTGCAAGCGCATTTGAGGGTGCTACAACAACTCCCACAGATTCGAGTTTTCTCACCTGCTCCGAATACACCTGCGAGTCTTCCTCTGTCCCGCAAACAGAAGCGACCACACTGGCTTTTCCCTCTGAAACCCCACATATCGTCTCGGCAATCTGAGCGGCTGGGTCGGCATGGGCTCCATGGCCAATTACCACATCCATCAAAATCACCGCGACTCCGGGCTCCACAAGAGATCGAGACATGAGATCATTCCTTAGCGTAGGATCGATCATTGGATGAGGTCGCCCAACGGTATATTCGTCTGCTCCAAGATCAAGAATTGAATGGGTTTTATCGTCTGCCTCATCCAAACCTCTAGCACCCGGCACCGGGGTGTTTGAAAATAACGTTTCGCCTTCAGAAAGAAAAATTACCTGTGCCTCTGCACACAAAGTACCCCCTGAATAAATTCCACGTATTAGCGTACGTCCTTTTTCAAGGCTTTGGGCAGTAACGCTGGCCGTATTTTCAACAACCCGGGGCCGCGTAATTTTATCGCCAAGAACGTCTTCCACAGCAGCCGTCAGTGTAGATACGGAATGCGCGTTCACTGGAAGATCTTTGGCATCGAGCCCCAAGAAACAAACTGTGAATTTTTTAGACGATTTTTCAATACGTTCAAAAATCAGGCTGGCCGCTTTTTCCGACGGCGGCTTCGAAATCAGGATTATTCGGTGCGTCGCAGAATCTTCGTCAAGCGCATCTATTGCCATCAAAGTCATAATACCCCCGATGGTTTCACTTAAATCCCGCCCTCCAACACCAATTCCATGCGACACACCGCCGCCATTCCTGGCGATGAGACTCGAAACTTCCTGAAGTCCTGTACCCGCAGCGGAAATGATACCCACATCTCCTCGCGGCACTTCGTTGGCAAAGGCAAGGGGAACACCTCCCAAAATGGCAGTACCGCAATCAGGTCCCATGAACAACAACCCACGCTCCTTAGCCTCTAGCTTTAGCGATAACTCATCTACAATCGATACATTGTCACTGAAAAGCATCACGTGAAGTCCATTTTGAAGAGCTTTACGCGATTCAACCGCAGCAAATTCACCAGGAACCGAGATAAGAGATAAATTCGCACCAGGCAGCGCAGCTAATGCCGTGTCCATCGTCCTGGGAAACCAATCACCTACACCTCCACTGCGGAGAGAGGGTGAATCAAGAAGATTTTCTGCCTCCTCGAGTGCATTTTTTCCTGATTCTCCATCGGCTACCTTTAAAGCAATTATCAAATCATTTGCACCCACCTCACGCCCTTCATCCGCAAGCAGATCGGCTTCGTCCAAGACCCCCTTGTTTGAATCCGTTCCGATCATCATCGCTGCGGCACCAACACCGGGAAGCGCAGAAATTTGCTGAGACAGGCGCATGAGTGCTACCGAGTCGAGATAGAATCCTCTCCGAATATAATTGATGACTTTTGACTCTCTCATTTGTGTTTAGAATACCTCAAGACTTGTTAAATCGATTTTAGCTTACTCAATAGATTGGCCAGCCTTGAATCACCGCTGGCTGGAGGAGACCAGTCTAAATGCACAACTGGTACGCTTCTATTTTTCAAGTCTCGAAAAAAACCATCCAGACCAATATTGATGATTTTCGGTTGCTCCCCGAGCAGTTTTTTAATCATACTCCCCCCCCCTACATCCAATTTCCCTACCTAAAATCCGATACATCAACCGCCTTGCTGGTATTCACGCTCTCTACGATAGCCTCGAATACCGCTACAACCTCCAGACCCTCGGCACCACCAACTTCAGGTTTGTCTCCCGTTCTAATACAACGGCTAAATTCCACCAGTTCAGCCGCCAGGGCATCGCCTTTTTCCACAGGAAGTTCGCAACGGGAAGTCTCATCTTTTTTCTGATAATACAGTTTCGAGCCGTCTTCCTCGCTCCAGCCGCAACCCTCAGTGCCATATGCAGCCGTTGAAATTAGTGTCGGTGTAACGATACACGTCTGAAGATAGCCGAGCGGACCACTCTCAAACTCCATTCCGATGACAGAAACGTCGTCGAGATTCCCCCCCGCGAAAAGTTTCTTACTGAAAGCAAATACCCGCTTCACGGGCCCGGCAAGGTAGTGGAAGTTGTCCAATTTATGGACACCAAGCGCCCCCATGCCACCGATTGGGCACTCCTCCCTATCGTTCCTCCAACCTTGGCGCGGCACTTGGCCATTAGTGTTCGTGATGTTTGCCTCAAGCTGATGAAGCATCCCCAATTCGCCATTGTCAATCATCTCGCGAAGGCGGCGTGTGGCACCCATCTTTCGGCGGTGGTGCCCAACCTGCAAAATAACATCGGCATCTTCCGCCGCCTTGATTGCCCGTTTGCCGTCAGCCACTTTGAGAGTAAACGGCTTTTCAACAAAAACATGCTTACCCGCCGAGGCCGCCTCGATGATCATGTCGCCATGCGTAGTATGAGGCGTTGCGATAATCACGCCCTCCACTTCATCGTCATTAAGCAGTTCATCGAGACTAGACGCCGACCGGCAACCCACTTCCTTTTCAAACGCTTTTCGTGTTTCCTCCGTCCTCGAAAATCCAGAAATGATTTCACCCTCACCACCACGTCCAAGAGCGTCCGCAAGCATGCCAGCCCATCGCCCAACTCCGATAACACCAAGACGCACTTTATCTGAAGTCATAATTTGTCTCCCTTTCCGAACATCTCCCCCTAACTAAAATCCATAAAGCTTAGCGGGATTGTCTACGAGAATTTTATTACGAACTGCCTCATCCGGTGCCCAGTCGGCAAGTTGGTCGAGAAGATCCGCATCGTTAGGCGTGAATTTATAGAAAAAAACGTGTGGCCAATCAGACCCCCACAACATTCGGTCTTTATTGGCTTCAACAAGCGCTCGACCAAAAGGATCGACATCTGTATATGGCGGGCGCTCGAGCCCAGTAATCCTATTTGGTGCTGTAAGCTTCACCCAGGCCTGTCCATCTCGTACTAAATCGAGAAATTCCTGAAATCCGGGGTCTTCAACTCCCTTCAACGTGGGCACATACCCCAGATGACCAAACACCGAATCCACTGGCAGGCCCGAGAAAGTTTTTCTGAGATCGGGAAAATCATTCGCGTGAAGGAGAAATTCAAGGTGCCAGCCTAATCCTTTGATTCGTTCGGCTATTTCTTCAATTTCGCTAAAATTCGAAAATGGATTGCCGCCGGGATCGGCTAGATTTATCCGAATACCTCTAACTCCCGCTTCGTTCATTCTCTCAAGTTCTTGGTCAGTTACTGTTCCATCCACAGCCACCACGGCACGAAGCCGACCGCCGGTTTCGGCAAGCGTGTCCATAATCATTGTGTTATCCGTGCCGTAAGCACTAGCCTGAATCAATACACCACGCTCGACCCCCAATATTTCGTGAAGCCTGAAATAATCCTCGATAGAACAAGGTGGCGGTGTGTAGCCACGCCGAGGTGAAAGTGGATATTTCTCCTCGGCACCAAAAATGTGGGCATGCGTATCACATGAACCGGGAGGGAGCTTTAGTTTCGGTGTTCTCGTATCGGGATCTGGGCCCGGACAAAGAGGATATTTTTCGTCCGTCATCACTTCTCCTTAAAATTCGGCTACCGGGGCATGGCCGTATTCAGATAGGGATTGCACAAGTCTTTCGGAAACGAGGAAGTGCATTCTACGACATGCCGCCCTCGGGTCAATCGTTAAACTTGAAATCTGGAACCTGCGCTCGAATTTGGCGCTCGTAGTAGTCCCATGTAAATTCATAAAGAAGATCGTAGGGTGCATTCAGGCCGAGCTTTATCGCAAGTTCATCGTTGAGCGGCTGAGCATTTCCCCCTTGATAGGCAAGAAGTTGCGTCTGAGCCGCTTTTTCGAGATATACGGCCCGCATACACGCCTCCCTCACATTAACACCATGAGTCAAGATGCCATGATAGGTAATGATGGAGGCAGGACATTTTCCCATTTTCTTCAAAATTGCTTCTGCCAGCTCGAAGGTATAGACACGATCGGGCGTGTCTTCATATAGAGGAACACCGTTCGCGTAAAAATAAGTGCCAAACTGATCAAATGGCTCTATGCTCTTACCCTGGGCGGCTACAGCCAAGCAGTAGGGGGCATGTGTATGGACTGCAGCCACCATCTCAGGATGGTCTCTGAACATGGCGGCGAAAAGCACCCACTCGTTGTGTTTTCGCCCTTCCCCTTCAATCACGTTTCCATCGTAGTCGATACGTAGCAAATCGCCTGGATACACTTCGTCTAGACCCATAGGCATTTGCTTCATCCAAAATGAGGCGTTGTCAGCCGCCCGCGCGCCGACAAAACCTAAGATAGCGTCCGTCTGCCCAAGAAAACCTAAAATTCTACCTGCAAGGGCCACTTGGTATCGTAATTCTGGTTCTGTGGTGCTGGGCATCCTTATCCTCCTAATGCACCGCGCTCTGGGCGCCAGCGCGGAAATTTAGCTTTTCCTCGAGTTCATCTAACGTGATTACCCATCCGAGACGCCGTTGAATGTTCGAGAGAGCAAATTGATGAAGATCCTCTCCGTAGGCCGATGCGACACAATCGGAGGGCACCACCACAGTGTAATTGCGGCAGTATGCCCCAAAAACGGAGGCCAAAACGCAAGTATTCGTATTGCAACCAGCGATGAGAAGCGTATCAACGCCCAGACCACGCAACAGGACTTCAAGCTGGGTCCCGTAAAACATATCGAAAGTTCGTTTGCTGTCGATAAGATAGTCTTCTTGTTGAACATCCAAGGTGGAAATCAATTCTCCTTCCGGCGAGCCGGGGGATTTATGGCGGGCAAAATCACTCTGCTGGTGAGGCGTGAAAGATTCCTTTGCTCCGAGCATGGCCTGCTCAAAGGGATGCTTACCCAAGAGAGGATCTTCATAAACCGTGTAGACGTGAATGATGGGCAATTCGGCCTTCCGGGCGGCGGCGAGCATACGGTTCGTCCCCGCGATAACGCGTTCGCACTCGGCTTCCGGGACCGGAAGCGAGGCGATTGTAGGCTCAAGGTTCCCCCGCTGGCAGTCGATGGTGACGGCGGCGGTCTTTCCCGCCTCGAAGCGGAGAGCGGTGTTCATTTTTTTGGCCAGGGCCGATCGGTCGATCAAAGCGACGGAATCGTTTCCCATTTTGTTTTCCTCCGGGCATCCGGCAAAAGGCCGGTCTTTTTTTATACTGTCCGCTACCGGATCAGGCGGCGGCCGGCACGGCGGGCGGCGCGGCGGGCGTTCGCCGCTGCCAGAAATAAATGGCGCCCAGCAAGGAGGCTCCAAAGATGTTCAGGGCGTATCCCGAAATCCATCCCTGAAATACCAACTGGCCGGGGATGAAACATAAGGCCGCCGAGACCCCCAGGGCGGCCCATTCGATGATATTTGTCTTTCTGCGGAGATAGCCCATCGTCCAGGCGGAAAATCCCAATGTTCCCGCCACGGCAAATACCATGACCCAGACGGCGAGTCTTGCCGAGCCGGTGAGCAGAATCGGCGTGTACGCGAAAAGTAGCGGGATGACGTAGAGCATTTTCGCGAACCGGAAACTCATCCAGCCCGTCTTCATGGGGTCGGCCCCGGCTATCGAGGCCGCGACATAGGCGCCCAGGCAGACGGGGGGCGTGATGTTCGAATCCTGGCTGAGCCAGAAGACAATCATGTGGGCGGCAATGAGCGGCACGCCCAGATTTTCAAGCGCCGGACCGGCTAGCACCACGAGAACGAGATAAGAAGCCGTAATCGGAAGCGCCATCCCCAGGACCAGGGAGGCGACCCCGACCAGGAAGATGGCGAATAAAAGGCTGCCCCCCGAAAATGCGACCAGCAAATAGCTCATCTTCAGGCCAAGGCCCGTCAGGGCAACCATGCCCACGATGATTCCGACTGCGGCGGCGGCGGAGCCGACGAGCAGGGAATTTTCCGTTCCCTCAACCAGGGAGCGAATGATTCCGCGGAGGTCCATGATCTCAGCGGGTTTCGGAAAAGCTTCGGGAAAGTAGCGATGGAGAGCTATACGGGCCCAGTTGATCAAAACGATGGAGAGAATCGCCACCGCCGCGCACCAGTCGGGCGAATAGCCCACGATCAGGAACAATAGCAGGACAACCATGGGAAGCAGATGGAACCATCCGTTCCGGAACACCTCACCCGGCTTCTGGAGCTCATCATCCGCCATCCCTCTGATGCCATTTTTCTTCGCCTCGAAGTGAACGATGGCCCCGATGGAGAAGAGGTAAAGAAGAGCGGGCACGGCGGCGATTGCCATGATCCGGACATAGGGGACGCCCGTAATCTCGGCCATTACGAACGCGCCCGAGCCCATGACGGGCGGTAAGAGTTGCCCACCGAGCGAGGCGCTGTTTTCGATCGCCCCGGCCACCTGGGGGCGGAACCCCACCTTTTTCATAAGCGGGATGGTGAAGGTACCGGTCGATACGATATTGGCGATGCTGCTCCCCGAGATGGAGCCGAATATCGCCGAGGCCAGAACCGCCACCTTCGCGGGTCCGCCCGCTGTCCCGCCTGCGAGGGCGAGAGGCATATCGATGAAAAATTTCCCCATGCCCGAGCGGTTCATGAACGCGCCAAGATAGATAAAGATAAGAACGTAGGTCGCCATGACGCTCGTCATGACGCCGAAAATGCCTTCCTGAGAATAAAAGGTGTAGTTCACAATCTGATGAACCGTGGAGCCGCGGTGAGAAAGCTGGCCCGGGAATATCCAGCCGAAGTGGGCATACAGGAGGGCGAACAGGGCGATGCCCGGAATCCAGAGGCCCAGCCCGCGCCGCGCGGCCTCGAGCGAGAGAGCGATGGCCGTCAGAGCCATCCAAAAATCCGTGGATGTCCAGGCGCCGGTCCGGTCCTGAAGTTCGAGATAGTGGGATACGTAGTAATACATACAGACGAAAGCAAGACCCTTGAGGGCAAAATTTAACGCCGAGGGTCTGCGAATCGAATATCCTGCCACCATTACGGCCGCGCCCCACCCGATCCAGTCGATGAGGACCGCCCCGTTTTCAGCAACGGTGTCCGCGCGCAAAATGGCGTGGGCGATGAGGAAGGTGAGCCCCGCCGCGAGGATCAGATCCTCCGCGCCGGGCGGGCGCCAGGGCGTGCCTTTCCTGCCCGGAAAAAGAAGGAAAGTCAGCGTCCAGGTCAGGAAGGTGTAGAGGCCGAGGTGAAGGTTTTGCTCGGGAATGCCCGGCCCCGCCGACCAGATGGCGAACAGGCCGAGGAACACCCCCATGCCCTGGTATAGCCAGCCCCACACCCCGGCAAGCTGCGATGCGCGGCTCCCCCCGATGCCGGCCGAAACCTCTTGAGAAGATTCATCGGTGGTCGCCATTATTCCCCCGGAAGAAGGCCCCCGCGCGAATCCAGGCCGCACGGGGGCCGATAATCCATTGCCGCATCGCCGAAACGGCTACGGCATGACGTTTGCCGGAATCTTCTTTCCGTTCTCTTTCCAGAACCGGACGGCTCCGGGGTGAAGCGGCGCGTTGATCAGCTTCATGCCATTGGCGACCGACAATTCGCTGGCGACCTTGCCGGCGGCC
Encoded here:
- a CDS encoding amidohydrolase family protein; its protein translation is MTDEKYPLCPGPDPDTRTPKLKLPPGSCDTHAHIFGAEEKYPLSPRRGYTPPPCSIEDYFRLHEILGVERGVLIQASAYGTDNTMIMDTLAETGGRLRAVVAVDGTVTDQELERMNEAGVRGIRINLADPGGNPFSNFSEIEEIAERIKGLGWHLEFLLHANDFPDLRKTFSGLPVDSVFGHLGYVPTLKGVEDPGFQEFLDLVRDGQAWVKLTAPNRITGLERPPYTDVDPFGRALVEANKDRMLWGSDWPHVFFYKFTPNDADLLDQLADWAPDEAVRNKILVDNPAKLYGF
- a CDS encoding class II aldolase/adducin family protein; its protein translation is MPSTTEPELRYQVALAGRILGFLGQTDAILGFVGARAADNASFWMKQMPMGLDEVYPGDLLRIDYDGNVIEGEGRKHNEWVLFAAMFRDHPEMVAAVHTHAPYCLAVAAQGKSIEPFDQFGTYFYANGVPLYEDTPDRVYTFELAEAILKKMGKCPASIITYHGILTHGVNVREACMRAVYLEKAAQTQLLAYQGGNAQPLNDELAIKLGLNAPYDLLYEFTWDYYERQIRAQVPDFKFND
- a CDS encoding cysteine hydrolase yields the protein MGNDSVALIDRSALAKKMNTALRFEAGKTAAVTIDCQRGNLEPTIASLPVPEAECERVIAGTNRMLAAARKAELPIIHVYTVYEDPLLGKHPFEQAMLGAKESFTPHQQSDFARHKSPGSPEGELISTLDVQQEDYLIDSKRTFDMFYGTQLEVLLRGLGVDTLLIAGCNTNTCVLASVFGAYCRNYTVVVPSDCVASAYGEDLHQFALSNIQRRLGWVITLDELEEKLNFRAGAQSAVH
- a CDS encoding TRAP transporter fused permease subunit, which translates into the protein MATTDESSQEVSAGIGGSRASQLAGVWGWLYQGMGVFLGLFAIWSAGPGIPEQNLHLGLYTFLTWTLTFLLFPGRKGTPWRPPGAEDLILAAGLTFLIAHAILRADTVAENGAVLIDWIGWGAAVMVAGYSIRRPSALNFALKGLAFVCMYYYVSHYLELQDRTGAWTSTDFWMALTAIALSLEAARRGLGLWIPGIALFALLYAHFGWIFPGQLSHRGSTVHQIVNYTFYSQEGIFGVMTSVMATYVLIFIYLGAFMNRSGMGKFFIDMPLALAGGTAGGPAKVAVLASAIFGSISGSSIANIVSTGTFTIPLMKKVGFRPQVAGAIENSASLGGQLLPPVMGSGAFVMAEITGVPYVRIMAIAAVPALLYLFSIGAIVHFEAKKNGIRGMADDELQKPGEVFRNGWFHLLPMVVLLLFLIVGYSPDWCAAVAILSIVLINWARIALHRYFPEAFPKPAEIMDLRGIIRSLVEGTENSLLVGSAAAAVGIIVGMVALTGLGLKMSYLLVAFSGGSLLFAIFLVGVASLVLGMALPITASYLVLVVLAGPALENLGVPLIAAHMIVFWLSQDSNITPPVCLGAYVAASIAGADPMKTGWMSFRFAKMLYVIPLLFAYTPILLTGSARLAVWVMVFAVAGTLGFSAWTMGYLRRKTNIIEWAALGVSAALCFIPGQLVFQGWISGYALNIFGASLLGAIYFWQRRTPAAPPAVPAAA